GGGTTTTCCGAAATTTCTCCCCTGTTTGAGGGGAGATGCCGAAGGCAGAGGGGTAAATAATGAAAATTCGATTTTCAGCTTGCTGAAATAAATTTAGTGAAATACACCTTGGCTCTGCCACGGTGATAGTCAAATTTAACAATTTTCTTTATTTATTATTAATTGTTTTTGATTTGACATCTTAAAACTTTAAATTAATCTTGTTAAATCTAATTTGCTGTGGGAGATGAAGTTGCAATTTCTCATCATTTCCCAGCTGTAAATGAAGGTGAAAATAATGAAAAAGAATTTAGATTTTTTTGAACGTTTTGAAGAATTCGCCAGTCGTTATAAACTCTTCAAAAAGGGTGAGAAAATAGTAGTAGGCTTTTCTGGTGGAGCAGATTCCACGGCTCTTCTACTTGCAATGTGGCACATGAAATCTGTATTCGATTTTTCACTTTTGGCAGCGCATGTAAACTATAACCTGCGAGGAGAAGATTCACTTCGTGATGAAGAATTTGTTCGCAATTTCTGTTTTGAAAGGAATATATCTCTGGTCATAAAAAACGTAAAAATAAAAAATAAAAGCAACCTGGAAAGTAATGCACGTGATATCAGGTTCGCTTATTTCAATCAACTTCGCAAACTTTATAAAGTGGATAAAATAGCCTTGGGGCATAATCGTAAAGACCAGGCAGAAACCATGCTTTTTAGAATGTTTCGTGGTTCGGGTTATGCCGGAATTAAAGGAATTTCACCGATCTCGAAAGATATTATTCATCCCATTTTATGTTTCTCCAGAAAAGAGATCGAAAAATATCTTAACAATGAAGGGATTGAATGGAGAGAAGATAAATCTAACCGGGAAAATGTTTTCAGCCGCAACAAAATCCGTAATGAACTTCTTCCCTGGCTGCAGAAAAATATGAATCCCGGGATTGTAGACAAGCTTTACAATACAGCATCAATCTTTGCCGATACTGATGTTATTCTGGAAGAACTTGCACGAAGAAGGCTGATTAAAGCTCAGATCTATCATCACAAAAATGAGTACAAATTTTCATTGCCTGTAATTTTAAAAACTCGTCCTGTTCTCAGATTTTATTTGTTCAGGAAAGTCTTTTCTTTCCTTTCGGAAGATACAAAAGATTTTTACACAAATCATTTTGAAGAGATCGAAGCAATCCTGCATTCCAAAGGAAGTAAAGAAATAGAGCTGCCCCGAAATGTTATTGTTCGCAAAGAATACAAAGAGCTTACGTTTTTGAACAAAGACAGCATCAAAGAAATTGATGTGAACAAGACAAAAGAGATCACATCACTGCGAAATCGTCTTACTTTTGAAGATACTCGCATAATCATGAAAAAGCTGAAAAAACTCCCCACCAAACGCAATCAATTTGAAGATAAAAATGTTACATATCTGGATTATGATAAAACATCATTTCCCATCACTGTGCGTCATCGTCAACCAGGAGATACATTTGTGCCACTGGGAATGGAGCACCACAAGAAATTGAAGGATTTTTTCATTGACGAAAAAATAGCCAAATTTGACAGAGATAAGGTGCTTATTTTTAGTGATAATGAGAAGATTCTGTGGGTTGCCGGGCATCGAGTTGATAATCGAGTAATCGTGAATGATGATACAAAAAATATTTTGATGCTGAAAATAGAAAAGATGAAATTTAAGAAAGCCCGGGCAGCTGAAAGAATTAAAAAGAAATAATTTTAGTTTTCCATTTGGAAGGCTTACAAAAGTTCTAAAAGGATTATATATAAATGAAAAATGAAATTTCCAGCATTTTAGTTAGTGAACAGGAAATTCAGCAAAAAGTAAAAGAGTTAGCTGCCAAAATTTCGAAAGATTATGAAGGCAAAAATCCCATTGTGATCTGTATCTTAAAAGGTGCAGCAATGTTCATGAGCGATCTTATCAAGCACGTCACAATTCCCCTGGAAATAGATTTTATGTCGCTTTCCAGTTATGGAGACAGCACAAAATCTTCCGGTGTTGTTAGAATAAAAAAAGATATCGATTCCGATATCAGCGGACGACACGTGATAATCGTAGAAGACATTGTAGATAGTGGACTTACGCTCAAGTATATCGATGAATATTTCTTGAAGCATAATTGCAAATCAGTTAAGATCTGCACATTATTGGATAAACCAGAAGCGCACAAAACTGATCTGGAAATCGATTATGTAGGATTTGAAGTTGGAAATGAATTTGTGGTAGGTTTCGGACTTGATTATGCTCAAAAATACCGCAATCTTCCTTTCATCGGAATTTTAAAAAAAGAAGTTTATAACTAAAGGAGAATATAAATTAATGGCAAATAATCGTAAAGACCCAAACCAGAACGATCCCAACAAAAAGAATAAAAATCAAATTCCCAAAATGAAGAAATCGCAGACAATTACTTTTTGGATTGTGATCTTGTTGATAGTAATTGTGATGTTCCAAATGAGCCGCATGGGCGAGAGTAAATCTGAGGAAATTACCTACACAGAATTTATGAGAATGGTAGATAGCGGAGAAGTTGCCAGAGTTGGTTTTGATGAAAAAGATGTAACGATAACCGGTATTGACGGCCAGAATTACAGCACATATCTTCCTTTTGAAGCTCCGGAGCTGGTTAAATCATTAGCCGAAAAAGGAATAATTGTGTATTCCCAAAAACCTTCGCAGCTTCTGGGAATTTTATTGTCCTGGTTTCCATTTTTGTTGTTCATTGGAGTGTGGATATTCATTATGCGTGGAATGCGCGGTGGAGCAGGCCAGGCTTTCAGTTTTGGCAAAAGTAAAGCAAGATTAGCTACCGATGGAAAAACAAAGGTTACATTTAAAGATGTGGCAGGAGTTGATGAAGCTAAAGAAGAACTGGAAGAAATTGTTGAATTCTTGAAAGCACCCAAGAAATTTCAAAAACTGGGTGGAAGAATTCCCCGTGGAGTTTTACTTCTGGGAAGACCAGGAACTGGTAAAACACTTCTGGCAAAAGCTGTAGCAGGTGAAGCAAAAGTTCCATTTTTCAGTATCAGTGGTTCCGATTTTGTGGAGATGTTTGTTGGCGTTGGTGCATCTCGAGTTCGAGATATGTTTTTGCAAGCCAAGAAAAACGCTCCCTGTATTGCTTTTATAGATGAGATTGATGCCGTGGGAAGACATCGTGGAAGCGGACTTGGCGGTGGACATGATGAACGCGAACAGACTTTAAATCAGCTGTTGGTAGAAATGGACGGTTTCGATCCAAATGATTCTGTCATTATTATCGCTGCTACAAACAGACCCGATGTTTTGGATCCTGCCTTGCTTCGTCCCGGTCGTTTTGATCGACAGGTAATCGTTGATCTTCCCGATATTAAAGGACGTGAAGAAATCCTGAAAGTTCACACTCGCATACTTCCGATAGCGAAAGAAGTTAGTTTTGCCGTCGTCGCTCGTGTAACTCCTGGTTTCAGTGGTGCCGATCTGGCGAATCTGGTTAACGAAGCCGCTCTTCTGGCTGCTCGGAAAAATAAGAAAAAGATCGAGATGGATGACTTTGATGAAGCAAAAGATAAAGTAACGATGGGTAAAGCTCGTAAAAGCAAAGTCATCACCGATGAAGATAAAAAAATTACAGCGGTTCATGAAGTTGGTCATGTTCTCTGTTCAATGTTTCTGGATAAAGTTGAACCGATCCACAAAGTTACCATTATTCCGCGCGGATTCAGCGGTGGAGCAACTCATTTTATGCAGACAGATAAAACCTATTATACCCGAACTTATATGCAGCAGACAATCGTAGGTTTAATGGGTGGAAGAACAGCAGAAGAAATCATTTTTAATGAGTTATCAACTGGTGCTTCCAACGACATTGAACGTGCAACAAACCTGGCAAAACAAATGGTTTGTAATCTGGGAATGAGTGAAAAGATCGGGCCGATGACAGTTGCCAAAAAAGAATCTCAGGTCTTTTTGGGAAAAGATATTTCGCAACACGAAAACATCAGTGAAGAAACCGCAAAACTTATCGATAGCGAGATTCGAAGTTTCATTGAAAATGCTCATAAAACTTCTAACGAAATACTGATGAAGCATAAGAAATTGTTGGAAAACATGTCAGAAACTCTACTTGAGAAAGAAACATTAGAAGCGGATGAAATCTATCAAATTGCAAAAGATAACTGTCCGAAAGAAGAACAGGATTTCATTGATGAACAATTTAAGAAAGTTCAGGAAATGAAAATAGATCTTTCCAAAAAGGATTTCTCGGTAAAACCGGATGAAAAGAAGGAATCTGAAGCTAAGGAACCAGAGAAACAGGATTCTGAAAAGACTGATAAAACTGAAGATAAAAAGGATGAAACTTCAAAAGAAGTAAAAAAAGAAGTGAAAACAAAAAAAGAGCAAAAAGAACCTGAGAAAGAAGAAGATAAGGATGAGAAAAAGTAGAACTATGACTCTTTCTTTTTCATTTTCTAATTCATTGATAAGTCATGCTGAGTTAATCGAACTATGTGGGAATCATTAATTACAAATGCTGTATCCCTTCCCGAGCGAATACTCGGGACTCATGATGACAAAGAAGAAATACTCTTTTGTTCGTTTTGTTAGCTGTTCAAATAATAAGGAATTTAATATGATACAAATGCACGGAACTACAATAATCGGTGTAAAAAAAAACAATAAAATAGCCATCGGTGGCGATGGAC
The Candidatus Cloacimonadota bacterium genome window above contains:
- the tilS gene encoding tRNA lysidine(34) synthetase TilS, with protein sequence MKKNLDFFERFEEFASRYKLFKKGEKIVVGFSGGADSTALLLAMWHMKSVFDFSLLAAHVNYNLRGEDSLRDEEFVRNFCFERNISLVIKNVKIKNKSNLESNARDIRFAYFNQLRKLYKVDKIALGHNRKDQAETMLFRMFRGSGYAGIKGISPISKDIIHPILCFSRKEIEKYLNNEGIEWREDKSNRENVFSRNKIRNELLPWLQKNMNPGIVDKLYNTASIFADTDVILEELARRRLIKAQIYHHKNEYKFSLPVILKTRPVLRFYLFRKVFSFLSEDTKDFYTNHFEEIEAILHSKGSKEIELPRNVIVRKEYKELTFLNKDSIKEIDVNKTKEITSLRNRLTFEDTRIIMKKLKKLPTKRNQFEDKNVTYLDYDKTSFPITVRHRQPGDTFVPLGMEHHKKLKDFFIDEKIAKFDRDKVLIFSDNEKILWVAGHRVDNRVIVNDDTKNILMLKIEKMKFKKARAAERIKKK
- the hpt gene encoding hypoxanthine phosphoribosyltransferase; protein product: MKNEISSILVSEQEIQQKVKELAAKISKDYEGKNPIVICILKGAAMFMSDLIKHVTIPLEIDFMSLSSYGDSTKSSGVVRIKKDIDSDISGRHVIIVEDIVDSGLTLKYIDEYFLKHNCKSVKICTLLDKPEAHKTDLEIDYVGFEVGNEFVVGFGLDYAQKYRNLPFIGILKKEVYN
- the ftsH gene encoding ATP-dependent zinc metalloprotease FtsH — its product is MKKSQTITFWIVILLIVIVMFQMSRMGESKSEEITYTEFMRMVDSGEVARVGFDEKDVTITGIDGQNYSTYLPFEAPELVKSLAEKGIIVYSQKPSQLLGILLSWFPFLLFIGVWIFIMRGMRGGAGQAFSFGKSKARLATDGKTKVTFKDVAGVDEAKEELEEIVEFLKAPKKFQKLGGRIPRGVLLLGRPGTGKTLLAKAVAGEAKVPFFSISGSDFVEMFVGVGASRVRDMFLQAKKNAPCIAFIDEIDAVGRHRGSGLGGGHDEREQTLNQLLVEMDGFDPNDSVIIIAATNRPDVLDPALLRPGRFDRQVIVDLPDIKGREEILKVHTRILPIAKEVSFAVVARVTPGFSGADLANLVNEAALLAARKNKKKIEMDDFDEAKDKVTMGKARKSKVITDEDKKITAVHEVGHVLCSMFLDKVEPIHKVTIIPRGFSGGATHFMQTDKTYYTRTYMQQTIVGLMGGRTAEEIIFNELSTGASNDIERATNLAKQMVCNLGMSEKIGPMTVAKKESQVFLGKDISQHENISEETAKLIDSEIRSFIENAHKTSNEILMKHKKLLENMSETLLEKETLEADEIYQIAKDNCPKEEQDFIDEQFKKVQEMKIDLSKKDFSVKPDEKKESEAKEPEKQDSEKTDKTEDKKDETSKEVKKEVKTKKEQKEPEKEEDKDEKK